GATTCGCAGGCGGCAGATTGACGCCTCTGGAAGCGTACGTTATGATGTACGTTCGACAAGGAGCCACGATGAGCACGATCAACGCCACCCACGCCCGCGCCAATCTCTACACGTTGCTCGAGCAGGTCGCCGAGTCTCATGAGCCGGTTCAGATCACCAGCAAGCGAGGCAATGCGTTCCTGGTCTCCGAGGAAGACTGGAGATCGGTTCAGGAGACGCTTTACCTGCTGTCGGTCCCGGGCATGCGGGAGTCGATCATCGACGGGATGGAGACTCCGGTCGAGGAGTGCTCCGAGGATCCCGG
The DNA window shown above is from bacterium and carries:
- a CDS encoding type II toxin-antitoxin system Phd/YefM family antitoxin, with translation MSTINATHARANLYTLLEQVAESHEPVQITSKRGNAFLVSEEDWRSVQETLYLLSVPGMRESIIDGMETPVEECSEDPG